The DNA sequence AAAGGCCGTCCGCCCCGCCGGTGAGCGAGTTCCACTTGTAAATGATGCTGTAGAAGAGCATGGCAAAGGCCATGGTGAGCATACCGAAATATATCTCGCTGCGGTGGATGCTCATCAGGCCGATGACCACCGCCACTCCGGTGGAGATGGCCAGGGCAGCCGCGAAGGCCAGCCACCAGTTGGTGGTCACGTGGATGAGCATCAGGGCGATGGCGTAGGCCCCGGCCCCGAAGATGGAGGCCTGGCCGAAGGAGAGCATGCCCGTGAAGCCGAAGAGCACGTTAAAGCTGATGGAGAACAGGGCGAAGATCATGATCTCGGCCAGGAGATAGGTCCAGTACTTGGGCAGGGCCAGAGGCGCGAAGGCCAGCAGGGCCACTACCACCAGGGAGCTGAAAAGAGATAGCTGGGTGGCTGATAGTTTTTTGAAGGCGCTGGCCACCGTGCCCAGGTAGGGCACCACCGGCACGTGCATGGTCTCTATCTCGCGGCCGAACATGCCCCGGGGGTAGAGGGTGAGGAACACCACCAGGAGCACGAAGATCAGGCTCATGGACAGCTCGGGCAAGAACACCCCGCCCAGGACGCTCATCTCGCCCACGATCAGCGAGGCCAAGAGAGTGCCCCGGAAGCTGCCCACCCCACCGATGACCACGATGGCGAAGCTGTAGATCAGAAACTCCGCATCCACTCCCGCGGCGATGGAGAGCTTGAGCGAGCCCAAGACCCCGGCCAGCCCGGCCAAAAGCGCCCCCAGGCCGAAGGCCAGGGTGCCGCGCCGGGCTACGTTGAAGCCAAGGGCCTCGGAGATTTGGCGGTCCAGGGAGATGGCGGTCAAAATTTTCCCGAAGGTCGTCTTCTTGAACAGGAACCACAGCCCCCCCGCGGTTAGCAAACCCACCAGGATTATGAATAAGGAGGTGATGGGGATGATCTCGCCGAACAGGC is a window from the Desulfarculaceae bacterium genome containing:
- a CDS encoding ABC transporter permease; this encodes MAYVINGLTFAMMLFVLSAGLNIILGFLGVLNFAHGALFILGAYVTYSVAQGLGDFWLGLLIAPLVVGLFGMVIEFVFLRPLYKRHHVYTILLTFGLILVIYDIIKIIWGSDVKTVVTPPLLQGSISLFGEIIPITSLFIILVGLLTAGGLWFLFKKTTFGKILTAISLDRQISEALGFNVARRGTLAFGLGALLAGLAGVLGSLKLSIAAGVDAEFLIYSFAIVVIGGVGSFRGTLLASLIVGEMSVLGGVFLPELSMSLIFVLLVVFLTLYPRGMFGREIETMHVPVVPYLGTVASAFKKLSATQLSLFSSLVVVALLAFAPLALPKYWTYLLAEIMIFALFSISFNVLFGFTGMLSFGQASIFGAGAYAIALMLIHVTTNWWLAFAAALAISTGVAVVIGLMSIHRSEIYFGMLTMAFAMLFYSIIYKWNSLTGGADGLSGIPSPVLKFGFTELEILSPLANYYFILVVVALCYFILRTIMNSPFGQVLLAIRENPTRTEFLGLPVKKYKLIAFIIAGVFTGVAGSLFAPFAGTIDALASHWSKSGEPIFMSLIGGISTLIGPGVGTLFYYVLHSYIVSITEYWQLVMGSILILVVMLFPMGITGYAKKFILSFKAS